One stretch of Lysobacter sp. KIS68-7 DNA includes these proteins:
- the ppnN gene encoding nucleotide 5'-monophosphate nucleosidase PpnN: protein MDTPQTESHALLPTTNARIYPRGGLDVLSRAEVARLRDASAGGMHDLLRRCALAVLTSGSASDDPRAAQELYPDFDIQVLQQDRGVRIDLLNAPAMAFVDGEIIRGVAELLFAVVRDLAYTAIELGADRDLSTGDGITDAVFGLLRNARVLHPGEPNLVVCWGGHSINRDEYLYTKQVGYELGLRGLDICTGCGPGAMKGPMKGATIAHAKQRRRTMRYIGITEPGIIAAESPNPIVNHLVIMPDIEKRLEAFVRMGHGIVVFPGGVGTAEEILYLLGILLREENAELPFPLILTGPIASAPYFEQIDQFLRLTLGEAATSRYEIIVGNPTQVAKRMASGVHKVREHRIAHKDSFFFNWAMNVPLEFQKPFAPTHEAMAALDLHHGRKPYALAADLRRAFSGIVAGNVKEDGMRRIEAHGPFEIHGDRDMMEALDGLLRAFVEQRRMKIAGEYRPCYRVVT, encoded by the coding sequence ATGGACACTCCGCAAACCGAAAGCCACGCCCTCCTGCCCACCACCAACGCGCGCATCTATCCGCGCGGCGGCCTCGACGTGCTCTCGCGCGCGGAAGTCGCGCGCCTGCGCGATGCCTCCGCCGGCGGCATGCACGACCTGCTGCGCCGTTGCGCGCTGGCCGTGCTCACCAGCGGCAGCGCCTCCGACGATCCGCGCGCGGCGCAGGAGCTGTATCCGGATTTCGACATCCAGGTGCTGCAGCAGGATCGCGGCGTGCGCATCGACCTGCTCAACGCGCCGGCGATGGCCTTCGTCGATGGCGAGATCATCCGCGGCGTCGCCGAACTGTTGTTCGCCGTCGTGCGCGATCTTGCGTACACCGCGATCGAACTCGGTGCCGACCGCGACCTCTCGACGGGCGACGGCATCACCGACGCGGTCTTCGGCCTGCTGCGCAACGCGCGCGTGCTGCATCCGGGCGAACCCAACCTCGTGGTGTGCTGGGGCGGCCACTCGATCAACCGCGACGAGTACCTGTACACCAAGCAGGTCGGCTACGAACTCGGCCTGCGCGGCCTGGACATCTGCACGGGTTGCGGCCCGGGTGCGATGAAGGGCCCGATGAAGGGCGCGACGATCGCGCATGCGAAACAGCGTCGCCGCACGATGCGCTACATCGGCATCACCGAGCCCGGGATCATCGCGGCCGAATCGCCGAACCCGATCGTCAACCACCTGGTGATCATGCCGGACATCGAGAAGCGCCTCGAAGCGTTCGTGCGCATGGGCCACGGCATCGTCGTGTTCCCCGGCGGCGTCGGCACCGCGGAAGAAATCCTGTACCTGCTCGGTATCCTGCTGCGCGAAGAAAACGCGGAGCTGCCGTTCCCGCTCATCCTCACCGGCCCGATCGCGTCCGCGCCGTACTTCGAACAGATCGACCAGTTCCTGCGCCTCACCCTCGGCGAAGCGGCAACCTCGCGTTACGAGATCATCGTTGGCAACCCGACGCAGGTGGCCAAGCGCATGGCGTCCGGCGTGCACAAGGTGCGCGAGCACCGCATCGCCCACAAGGATTCGTTCTTCTTCAACTGGGCGATGAACGTGCCGCTGGAATTCCAGAAGCCCTTCGCGCCGACGCATGAAGCGATGGCGGCGCTCGACCTGCACCACGGCCGCAAGCCTTATGCGCTGGCGGCGGACCTGCGGCGCGCGTTCTCCGGCATCGTCGCGGGCAACGTCAAGGAAGACGGCATGCGGCGCATCGAAGCGCACGGGCCGTTCGAGATCCACGGCGACCGCGACATGATGGAAGCGCTGGATGGGTTGCTGCGCGCGTTCGTGGAGCAGCGCCGCATGAAGATCGCCGGCGAGTACCGGCCTTGCTATCGCGTGGTGACGTGA
- a CDS encoding TonB-dependent receptor, giving the protein MTDRNRARLSKLSLALFAVLATAPAFAQSTSAGLGGRVVGANGQPLAGAEVTIVHTESGTVSKAVTDANGRYSARGLRVGGPYTVTVNKADAGTKSQQNVFLGLDKVANVDLSLAPQELETISVVGNGVAIFQPDNKGRGTNLSREDLNRLPAPDRSIQNVVRTDPNVVVTDRDRGAFSAMGQNFRYNSITVDTINAGDPFGLNDNGLPTKGTPISQDAIEEYNISTANYDVATRRGVGATVNAVTKSGTNDFHGSVYYVYQDADSMIGENAAGKKWTGYTKDSTIGFTLGGPIVKDTLFFFASYEDSKKKSPGSIWGPAGSGATNEVPGVSADDVNDIINTATSLGMTPGGLTASNLDLEAKRALVKFDWNINDAHRASLRLSQTKEDEPIIVQGTSQRLNLSSNWYLFNKKNTSYALSFYDDWTDTFSTEASIGYNKFEQLRGPLNGVYQPEVTIRTNGQDTGPSVVIGTEFSSQANVLGVDSWNGYFAGSWYLGDHVVKAGLDYQKDEFYNLFLQNYTGSYEFNSIDDFAAGTYRRYRLATPAAGYTLDNVAAVFDLKQYGFFAQDTWQATDKLSVQYGLRYDVPKVDPAPTFNPCFAAAPGTLGNLGPCGLRDNPANPNAAIGGYGYSNQGTIDGNSVWQPRASFNYAFDAERPTQLRGGAGLFVSNTPAVWVANPYSNNGVAVASYDVNRLREPTDPPFSSGAQVPPGSSTTPGLGRSSMTVSVVDPDFQIPTVAKYTLGFDHELPWKGVVFTTEYQHLDVVKGIKYDNINLGAPTGILPDGRYSYAQNPNAAPGSSNATRWNSNPSFGVGTILLTNTDKGYSDNLTFSLRKPFANDWSAMVAYTMSRATDVNPGTSSVANSSFSNRAWANPNDDQLGTSNYEVPQRLLASFTYEHAFFGDYKTSFTAFYDGHSGAPYSWIFGNDVNGDSYVRDLAYIPMNRGDVLFTPGTTQEAIDSFYSYIGNHNQLSRNAGGIFKRNNARAGWVNQVDLSFTQEIPGFMEGHKGSIRFDMFNFLNLLNKDWGVEHRADFPLTRNFANYAGVDPTTGKYIYNIQNQLVNGVYTPAGLPVNESLSPSQRWSLAVTLRYEF; this is encoded by the coding sequence ATGACTGATCGTAATCGTGCACGGCTGTCCAAGCTGTCCTTGGCGCTGTTCGCTGTTCTCGCCACCGCGCCTGCGTTCGCGCAGAGCACCTCCGCCGGTCTCGGCGGCCGCGTCGTCGGCGCGAATGGCCAGCCGCTCGCTGGCGCAGAAGTGACCATCGTGCACACCGAGTCGGGCACCGTCAGCAAGGCCGTGACCGATGCGAACGGTCGTTACAGCGCGCGCGGCCTGCGCGTCGGCGGCCCGTACACCGTCACCGTCAACAAGGCGGACGCCGGCACGAAGTCGCAGCAGAACGTCTTCCTCGGCCTGGACAAGGTCGCCAACGTCGACCTCTCGCTCGCCCCGCAGGAACTCGAAACGATCTCCGTCGTCGGCAACGGCGTCGCGATCTTCCAGCCCGACAACAAGGGCCGCGGCACGAACCTCTCGCGCGAAGACCTCAACCGCCTGCCGGCGCCCGACCGTTCGATCCAGAACGTCGTGCGCACCGACCCCAACGTCGTCGTCACCGACCGCGACCGCGGCGCGTTCTCGGCGATGGGCCAGAACTTCCGCTACAACAGCATCACCGTCGACACGATCAACGCCGGCGACCCCTTCGGCCTGAACGACAACGGCCTGCCGACCAAGGGCACGCCGATCTCGCAGGACGCCATCGAGGAATACAACATCTCGACGGCCAACTACGACGTGGCCACGCGCCGCGGCGTCGGTGCGACGGTCAACGCCGTCACCAAGAGCGGCACGAACGACTTCCACGGTTCGGTCTACTACGTGTACCAGGACGCCGATTCCATGATCGGCGAGAACGCGGCCGGCAAGAAGTGGACCGGTTACACGAAGGATTCCACGATCGGCTTCACCCTCGGTGGCCCGATCGTGAAGGACACGCTGTTCTTCTTCGCGTCGTATGAAGACAGCAAGAAGAAGAGCCCGGGCTCGATCTGGGGCCCCGCCGGTTCCGGCGCGACCAACGAAGTGCCGGGCGTCTCGGCCGACGATGTCAACGACATCATCAACACCGCGACCTCGCTCGGCATGACGCCGGGCGGCCTGACCGCGTCCAACCTCGACCTGGAAGCCAAGCGCGCCCTCGTCAAGTTCGACTGGAACATCAACGACGCGCACCGCGCCTCGCTGCGCCTGAGCCAGACGAAGGAAGACGAGCCGATCATCGTCCAGGGCACCTCGCAGCGCCTGAACCTCTCGTCGAACTGGTATCTGTTCAACAAAAAGAACACCAGCTACGCGCTGAGCTTCTACGACGACTGGACCGACACCTTCAGCACCGAAGCGTCGATCGGCTACAACAAGTTCGAACAGCTGCGCGGCCCGCTCAACGGCGTGTACCAGCCGGAAGTCACCATCCGCACCAACGGCCAGGACACCGGCCCGAGCGTCGTGATCGGCACCGAGTTCTCCTCGCAGGCCAACGTGCTTGGCGTCGACAGCTGGAACGGTTACTTCGCCGGTAGCTGGTACCTCGGCGACCACGTCGTCAAGGCCGGCCTCGATTACCAGAAGGACGAGTTCTACAACCTGTTTCTGCAGAACTACACGGGCAGCTACGAGTTCAACTCGATCGACGACTTCGCCGCGGGCACCTATCGCCGCTACCGTCTCGCCACGCCGGCCGCCGGTTACACGCTCGACAACGTCGCCGCGGTGTTCGACCTGAAGCAGTACGGCTTCTTCGCGCAGGACACCTGGCAGGCCACCGACAAGCTGTCGGTGCAGTACGGCCTGCGTTACGACGTGCCGAAGGTCGATCCGGCGCCGACGTTCAACCCGTGCTTCGCCGCGGCGCCGGGCACGCTCGGCAACCTCGGCCCGTGCGGCCTGCGCGACAACCCGGCGAACCCGAACGCCGCCATCGGCGGTTACGGTTACAGCAACCAGGGCACCATCGACGGCAACAGCGTCTGGCAGCCGCGTGCATCGTTCAACTACGCCTTCGACGCGGAGCGTCCGACGCAGCTGCGCGGTGGCGCGGGCCTGTTCGTTTCGAACACGCCGGCGGTGTGGGTCGCCAACCCGTACTCCAACAACGGCGTCGCCGTTGCGTCGTACGACGTGAACCGCCTGCGCGAACCGACCGACCCGCCGTTCTCCTCGGGTGCGCAGGTTCCGCCGGGTTCGTCGACCACGCCGGGCCTCGGCCGCTCGTCGATGACCGTCAGCGTCGTGGATCCGGACTTCCAGATCCCGACCGTCGCCAAGTACACGCTCGGCTTCGACCATGAGCTGCCGTGGAAGGGCGTGGTGTTCACGACCGAGTACCAGCACCTGGACGTGGTCAAGGGCATCAAGTACGACAACATCAACCTCGGCGCCCCCACCGGCATCCTGCCGGACGGCCGCTACAGCTACGCGCAGAACCCGAACGCCGCGCCGGGCAGCAGCAACGCCACGCGCTGGAATTCGAATCCGTCCTTCGGCGTGGGCACGATCCTGCTGACCAACACCGACAAGGGCTACTCCGACAACCTGACGTTCTCGCTGCGCAAGCCGTTCGCGAACGACTGGTCGGCGATGGTGGCCTACACGATGAGCCGCGCCACGGACGTCAACCCGGGCACGTCGAGCGTCGCCAACTCCAGCTTCAGCAACCGCGCGTGGGCCAACCCGAACGACGACCAGCTCGGCACGTCGAACTATGAAGTCCCGCAGCGCCTGCTCGCCTCGTTCACCTACGAGCACGCGTTCTTCGGCGACTACAAGACCTCGTTCACCGCGTTCTACGACGGCCACAGCGGCGCGCCGTACAGCTGGATCTTCGGCAACGACGTCAACGGCGACTCCTACGTCCGCGACCTGGCCTACATCCCGATGAACCGTGGCGACGTGTTGTTCACGCCGGGCACCACGCAGGAAGCGATCGACTCGTTCTATTCCTACATCGGCAACCACAACCAGCTTTCGCGCAATGCGGGTGGCATCTTCAAGCGCAACAACGCGCGCGCCGGCTGGGTGAACCAGGTCGACCTGTCGTTCACGCAGGAAATCCCGGGCTTCATGGAAGGCCACAAGGGTTCGATCCGCTTCGACATGTTCAACTTCCTCAACCTGCTCAACAAGGATTGGGGCGTCGAACACCGCGCGGACTTCCCGCTCACCCGCAACTTCGCGAACTACGCGGGCGTGGATCCGACCACCGGCAAGTACATCTACAACATCCAGAACCAGCTCGTGAACGGCGTGTACACGCCGGCCGGCCTGCCGGTCAACGAGTCGCTGAGCCCGTCGCAGCGCTGGTCGTTGGCGGTGACGCTGCGTTACGAGTTCTGA
- a CDS encoding YhgN family NAAT transporter has translation MTVTSAALLLFLILDPLGNIPVFLGLLKPLPANRRRIVLVRELLIALCVLMVFLWGGKFALDMMHLRQESVSIAGGIVLFLIGLRMIFPPPEGLMGELPGGEPFIVPMAIPLVAGPSGMAAVMLMGSNEPKRLMEWSVALLIAWGATAAILFSATYLYRWLGTRVLIAVERLMGMLLVAISVQMFLDGLSTYVASSITPGA, from the coding sequence ATGACCGTCACGTCCGCCGCGCTGCTGCTGTTCCTGATCCTCGATCCGCTCGGGAACATCCCCGTGTTCCTCGGGCTGCTCAAGCCCCTGCCCGCGAATCGCAGGCGCATCGTGCTCGTGCGCGAGCTGCTGATCGCGCTCTGCGTGCTGATGGTGTTCCTGTGGGGCGGCAAGTTCGCGCTGGACATGATGCACCTGCGCCAGGAGTCGGTCTCCATCGCCGGCGGCATCGTGCTGTTCCTGATCGGCCTGCGCATGATCTTCCCGCCGCCGGAAGGCCTGATGGGCGAGTTGCCGGGCGGGGAACCCTTCATCGTGCCGATGGCGATCCCGCTGGTCGCGGGTCCGTCGGGCATGGCGGCCGTGATGCTGATGGGCAGCAACGAACCCAAGCGCCTGATGGAGTGGAGCGTGGCACTGCTCATCGCCTGGGGCGCGACGGCGGCCATCCTGTTTTCGGCGACCTACCTGTATCGCTGGCTCGGCACCCGCGTGCTCATCGCGGTCGAGCGCCTGATGGGCATGCTGCTGGTGGCCATCTCGGTCCAGATGTTCCTGGACGGGCTGAGCACCTACGTCGCCTCGTCGATCACTCCGGGCGCCTGA
- a CDS encoding SDR family NAD(P)-dependent oxidoreductase, with amino-acid sequence MSPALGEGTLDGRVVLVTGAHGGLGSAAARACARAGATTILLGRKVRQLERLHDSIEAQSEKPVSPVLYPLDLEGATPDDFADLAERIGEEYGRLDGLLHCTAEFRGLTPLEHTDPAMFARAVHINLTAPWWLTQACLPQLRKAKDGAVVFLVDDLQRVSRAFWGGYGLAEHGLSALVGMLHAESVNSPVRIAGLQPGPMRTGLRAKAFVDDQDRDARDPALAAQACVELLSEAGAEWRGTIRVLE; translated from the coding sequence GTGAGCCCCGCCCTGGGCGAAGGAACGCTCGACGGCCGCGTCGTCCTGGTCACGGGCGCGCATGGCGGGCTGGGCAGCGCCGCCGCGCGTGCATGCGCGCGCGCCGGTGCGACGACCATCCTCCTCGGCCGCAAGGTGCGCCAGCTCGAGCGCCTGCACGATTCGATCGAAGCGCAAAGCGAAAAGCCGGTCTCGCCGGTGCTGTATCCGCTGGACCTGGAAGGCGCCACGCCCGACGACTTCGCCGACCTCGCCGAACGCATCGGCGAGGAGTACGGCCGCCTCGACGGCCTGCTGCATTGCACTGCCGAATTCCGCGGCCTGACGCCGCTCGAACACACCGATCCGGCGATGTTCGCGCGCGCGGTGCACATCAATCTCACTGCGCCTTGGTGGCTCACGCAGGCGTGCCTGCCGCAACTGCGCAAGGCGAAGGATGGTGCGGTGGTGTTCCTCGTCGACGACCTGCAGCGCGTGTCGCGCGCGTTCTGGGGCGGCTACGGCCTGGCCGAGCACGGGCTGTCCGCGCTCGTCGGCATGCTGCATGCGGAATCGGTGAACTCGCCGGTGCGCATCGCGGGCCTGCAGCCCGGGCCGATGCGCACGGGCCTGCGTGCGAAGGCCTTCGTCGACGACCAGGATCGCGATGCGCGCGATCCGGCGCTCGCGGCGCAGGCCTGCGTCGAGCTTCTCTCGGAAGCCGGCGCGGAATGGCGCGGCACGATCCGCGTGCTCGAATGA
- the grxD gene encoding Grx4 family monothiol glutaredoxin, with amino-acid sequence MSIQSVPLQHASIQERIQAEVTGHPIVLFMKGTPQFPMCGFSSRAVQALKGAGATQLHTVNVLEEPEIRANLPRYSDWPTFPQLFINGELIGGCDITCELAESGELARMIAEAQKQ; translated from the coding sequence ATGTCGATCCAGTCCGTGCCCCTCCAGCACGCATCCATCCAGGAGCGGATCCAGGCCGAAGTCACCGGCCATCCGATCGTGCTTTTCATGAAGGGCACGCCGCAGTTCCCGATGTGCGGCTTCTCCAGCCGCGCGGTGCAGGCGCTCAAGGGCGCCGGCGCAACGCAGCTGCATACCGTCAACGTGCTCGAAGAACCCGAGATCCGCGCGAACCTGCCGCGGTATTCGGATTGGCCGACGTTCCCGCAGTTGTTCATCAACGGCGAGCTCATCGGCGGCTGCGACATCACGTGCGAACTCGCCGAGTCGGGCGAGCTGGCGCGCATGATCGCCGAAGCGCAGAAGCAGTGA
- a CDS encoding Fe-Mn family superoxide dismutase, which translates to MAIELPPLPYDRTALEPYISGETLDYHHGKHHKAYVDNLNKLVAGTEFESMDLVEIIRKSQGGMFNNAAQVWNHTFYWNCMKPASAGGGGEPTGKLADAIHKAFGDFAKFKEQFSDTAVKTFGSGWAWLVQRPDGALALSSTSNANTPLTGEDTALLTCDVWEHAYYVDYRNARPKYVENFWNIVNWEFVASQMR; encoded by the coding sequence ATGGCGATCGAACTGCCTCCCCTCCCCTACGACCGCACCGCGCTGGAGCCGTACATCTCCGGCGAGACGCTGGACTACCACCACGGCAAGCACCACAAGGCCTACGTCGACAACCTCAACAAGCTGGTCGCCGGCACCGAGTTCGAGTCGATGGACCTGGTGGAGATCATCCGCAAGTCGCAGGGCGGCATGTTCAACAACGCCGCGCAGGTGTGGAACCACACCTTCTACTGGAACTGCATGAAGCCGGCCTCGGCGGGCGGCGGCGGCGAGCCCACGGGCAAGCTGGCGGACGCGATCCACAAGGCCTTCGGCGACTTCGCCAAGTTCAAGGAACAGTTCTCCGACACCGCCGTGAAGACCTTCGGCTCGGGCTGGGCCTGGCTGGTGCAGCGTCCCGATGGCGCGCTCGCGCTGTCGAGCACGTCCAACGCCAACACGCCGCTCACCGGCGAGGACACCGCGCTGCTCACGTGCGACGTGTGGGAACACGCGTACTACGTGGACTATCGCAATGCGCGTCCGAAGTACGTGGAAAACTTCTGGAACATCGTCAACTGGGAGTTCGTTGCATCCCAGATGCGCTGA
- a CDS encoding 5-(carboxyamino)imidazole ribonucleotide synthase, with translation MTTVGILGGGQLARMLALSGAPLGLRFLVMDTVADACAGQFAPMIVGDWRDENALAEFASKIDVATFDFENVPAESAQWLAERVPVFPSPRALGVAQDRLAEKTLFRELGIPVPPFAAVDSRETLDAAIASIGTPCILKTRRLGYDGKGQFRLKSPADAAAAWDALGGQARTVGLILEGFVAFDSEVSVVAVRGRDGEFRAWPLTQNWHVDGVLSASLAPAPVDAVVAEKAIAHARALADSLAYVGVFALELFCRGGELLANELAPRVHNSGHWTIEGSETSQFQNHLRAVLGLPLGDTRMVGEACMLNWIGAMPDANAVLAEPGGHWHDYGKESRVGRKVGHATLRADTPEELAATLARVGKKLGRENQVNPVIAALG, from the coding sequence ATGACGACGGTCGGAATCCTCGGCGGCGGCCAGCTCGCCCGCATGCTCGCGCTCTCCGGCGCGCCGCTCGGCCTGCGCTTCCTGGTGATGGACACCGTGGCGGATGCGTGCGCCGGCCAGTTCGCGCCGATGATCGTCGGCGACTGGCGCGACGAAAACGCGCTCGCCGAATTCGCATCGAAGATCGATGTCGCCACGTTCGACTTCGAGAACGTGCCGGCCGAATCCGCGCAGTGGCTCGCCGAACGCGTGCCGGTGTTCCCGAGCCCGCGCGCGCTGGGCGTCGCGCAGGATCGCCTTGCGGAAAAAACCTTGTTCCGCGAACTCGGCATTCCGGTGCCGCCGTTCGCCGCGGTGGATTCGCGCGAAACGCTCGATGCCGCCATCGCCTCCATCGGCACGCCCTGCATCCTCAAGACGCGTCGCCTCGGCTACGACGGCAAGGGCCAGTTCCGCCTGAAGTCGCCGGCCGATGCCGCGGCCGCGTGGGATGCGCTCGGCGGACAGGCGCGCACCGTGGGCCTGATCCTCGAAGGCTTCGTCGCCTTCGATAGCGAAGTGAGCGTGGTGGCCGTGCGCGGCCGCGACGGCGAATTCCGCGCGTGGCCGCTGACGCAGAACTGGCACGTCGACGGTGTGCTGTCGGCGAGCTTGGCGCCCGCGCCGGTCGATGCCGTCGTCGCGGAAAAAGCGATCGCGCATGCACGCGCACTCGCCGATTCGCTCGCCTATGTCGGCGTCTTCGCCCTCGAACTGTTCTGCCGTGGTGGCGAGCTGCTCGCCAACGAGCTCGCCCCGCGCGTGCACAACTCCGGCCATTGGACGATCGAAGGCAGCGAGACCTCGCAGTTCCAGAACCACCTGCGCGCCGTGCTCGGCCTGCCGCTCGGCGACACGCGCATGGTGGGCGAAGCGTGCATGCTCAACTGGATCGGCGCGATGCCCGATGCCAACGCCGTGCTCGCCGAACCGGGCGGCCACTGGCACGACTACGGCAAGGAATCGCGCGTCGGGCGCAAGGTCGGGCACGCAACGCTGCGCGCCGACACCCCGGAAGAACTCGCCGCGACGCTCGCCCGCGTCGGAAAAAAACTGGGCCGCGAAAACCAGGTGAACCCGGTCATCGCGGCCCTGGGTTGA
- the purE gene encoding 5-(carboxyamino)imidazole ribonucleotide mutase, with the protein MASTQDARNDRPPLVGIVMGSRSDWETMQHAAQKLEALGVPHEVRIVSAHRTPDVLFDYAATAQARGLRAIIAGAGGAAHLPGMLAAKTAVPVLGVPVQSKALNGMDSLLSIVQMPAGIPVATFAIGNAGASNAALFAAALLAPYETAIAQALEAFRQRQTDDVAKNDDPRK; encoded by the coding sequence ATGGCCTCGACGCAGGACGCCCGCAACGACCGACCCCCGCTGGTCGGCATCGTCATGGGCTCGCGCTCGGACTGGGAAACGATGCAGCACGCCGCGCAGAAGCTCGAAGCCCTCGGCGTGCCGCACGAGGTGCGCATCGTTTCGGCGCACCGCACGCCCGACGTGTTGTTCGACTACGCCGCCACGGCCCAGGCGCGCGGCCTGCGCGCGATCATCGCCGGTGCCGGCGGCGCGGCGCATCTGCCGGGCATGCTCGCGGCCAAGACCGCGGTGCCGGTGCTCGGCGTGCCCGTGCAGAGCAAGGCGCTCAACGGCATGGATTCCCTGCTGTCGATCGTGCAGATGCCGGCGGGCATTCCCGTGGCGACGTTTGCGATCGGCAATGCGGGTGCGTCGAATGCGGCCCTGTTCGCCGCGGCCTTGCTCGCGCCCTACGAGACCGCGATCGCGCAGGCGCTCGAGGCGTTCCGCCAGCGCCAGACCGACGACGTCGCGAAGAACGACGACCCCCGCAAGTGA
- a CDS encoding Trm112 family protein produces MDRKLLDILACPATRQPLAMLDARGLQALNAAIASGGIARGDGAPQGQALREALVTRDRKIVYRIDDGIPVLLVEEAIATGQVADFPPA; encoded by the coding sequence ATGGATCGCAAGCTCCTGGACATCCTCGCCTGCCCCGCCACGCGCCAGCCGTTGGCGATGCTCGATGCACGGGGCCTGCAGGCCCTGAACGCCGCCATCGCCTCGGGCGGCATCGCCCGAGGGGACGGCGCGCCGCAGGGCCAGGCCCTGCGCGAAGCGCTCGTCACGCGCGATCGCAAGATCGTCTACCGCATCGACGACGGCATTCCGGTGCTGCTCGTGGAGGAAGCGATCGCCACCGGTCAGGTGGCCGACTTCCCGCCGGCATGA
- the nadC gene encoding carboxylating nicotinate-nucleotide diphosphorylase yields the protein MTAAGMGHDVAPPTEDLVLADVARALDEDLGRGDVTAALLPDVPDTAYLLCKEVAVICGRPWFDACHRALHPEVAIAWHVAEGDRVRAGTVIATLEGRVRSLVTAERAALNFLQTLSGTATVTADYVAAVRGTPAKILDTRKTIPGLRVAQKYAVRVGGGVNHRMGLYDAVMLKENHVRAAGSLTMAIRKARLAQPTLPLIVEVETLDQLDEALNVGCERILIDEFDTQMRREAVRRAAGRIPLEVSGGVDLTTVREIAEDGVDCISIGGLTKHVRAIDLSMKLGRRAG from the coding sequence ATGACGGCCGCCGGCATGGGCCACGACGTCGCTCCGCCCACCGAAGACCTGGTCCTGGCGGACGTCGCACGCGCGCTCGACGAAGACCTCGGCCGCGGCGACGTCACCGCCGCCCTGCTGCCGGACGTTCCCGACACGGCCTACCTGTTGTGCAAGGAAGTCGCCGTCATCTGCGGGCGGCCGTGGTTCGACGCCTGCCATCGCGCATTGCATCCGGAAGTCGCCATCGCCTGGCACGTCGCCGAAGGCGATCGCGTGCGCGCCGGCACGGTGATCGCCACGCTCGAAGGACGCGTGCGTTCGCTCGTCACGGCGGAACGCGCGGCGCTCAATTTCCTGCAGACGCTCAGCGGCACGGCGACCGTCACCGCCGACTATGTCGCCGCGGTGCGCGGCACGCCGGCGAAGATCCTCGATACGCGCAAGACGATCCCCGGCCTGCGCGTCGCGCAGAAATACGCGGTGCGCGTCGGCGGCGGCGTCAACCACCGCATGGGGCTCTACGATGCGGTGATGCTCAAGGAGAACCACGTGCGCGCCGCCGGTTCGCTCACGATGGCGATCCGCAAGGCGCGCCTGGCGCAACCGACCTTGCCGCTGATCGTGGAAGTGGAAACGCTGGACCAGCTGGACGAAGCGCTCAACGTCGGGTGCGAGCGCATCCTGATCGACGAGTTCGACACGCAGATGCGACGCGAAGCCGTGCGTCGCGCGGCCGGCCGAATTCCGCTGGAAGTCTCGGGCGGCGTGGACCTGACCACCGTGCGCGAAATCGCCGAAGACGGCGTGGATTGCATTTCGATCGGCGGACTCACCAAGCACGTCCGCGCGATCGACCTGTCGATGAAACTGGGGCGGCGCGCGGGCTGA
- a CDS encoding FHA domain-containing protein: MKLVFPGGEHPQVLLGPGVNRIGSDPLSNIVLDRPGVLPQHCQLHVTPTGVMLDVPHGTTVSVNGRQVDGLIALRPGDAVAFDRVEARLASIDAAAVVRHQANVSGRIPESANDDPGATAVRPVLPRYALRGVSGEAFGRTYALHGVTSVGRAPECDLRLDEPGMSRVHARLLPTEEGLLLEDIGSTNGSFINGKRVLRGDVRVGDEIGFDTMRFRLVAPGQADVHDESPADATAPSRTKLIVSVIAAFAILAIVAAFVL, encoded by the coding sequence ATGAAACTCGTCTTCCCAGGTGGCGAACATCCGCAGGTGCTTCTCGGTCCGGGCGTCAATCGCATCGGCTCGGATCCACTGTCCAACATCGTGCTCGACCGTCCCGGCGTGCTCCCGCAGCACTGCCAACTGCATGTCACGCCCACCGGCGTGATGCTCGATGTGCCGCACGGCACCACGGTCAGCGTCAACGGGCGCCAGGTCGATGGCCTGATCGCGCTGCGTCCGGGCGATGCGGTCGCATTCGATCGCGTCGAAGCGCGCCTTGCGTCCATCGATGCAGCCGCCGTCGTGCGACACCAGGCCAACGTCTCCGGCCGCATCCCGGAATCGGCGAACGACGATCCGGGCGCCACCGCCGTGCGTCCGGTGCTGCCGCGTTACGCGCTGCGTGGCGTGTCGGGCGAAGCCTTCGGCCGCACGTACGCGCTGCATGGCGTCACCAGCGTCGGCCGCGCGCCCGAGTGCGACCTGCGCCTGGACGAGCCCGGCATGTCGCGCGTCCACGCCCGCCTGCTGCCGACCGAGGAGGGCCTGCTGCTCGAGGACATCGGTTCGACCAACGGCTCCTTCATCAACGGCAAGCGCGTGCTGCGCGGCGACGTGCGCGTGGGTGACGAGATCGGCTTCGACACGATGCGCTTCCGCCTCGTCGCACCGGGCCAGGCCGACGTGCACGACGAGTCGCCCGCCGACGCCACGGCGCCTTCGCGGACGAAGCTCATCGTGTCGGTCATCGCGGCCTTCGCGATCCTTGCGATCGTGGCGGCGTTCGTGCTCTGA